A stretch of Ipomoea triloba cultivar NCNSP0323 chromosome 13, ASM357664v1 DNA encodes these proteins:
- the LOC116000993 gene encoding pentatricopeptide repeat-containing protein At3g23020: MFAKFQHFDTNCFYIRSSTKSTPRIGISVKPPRKDHYQRKIELNPDGRSVESKNVGVKLGPNVGLGDVKKNLQNQKSTSGDERNGVLKSQTGLFTKRDGRVESRKKSGGETRRGNLHEKVQTKCSTKWGRYGGCIPAILEALESCGDLDEALKPWQMTLTNKERSIILKEQLGWERAYEIFNWFKKKGCYEVNVIHYNIMLKTLGRAHRWSEVEKLCDEMRERSIKPVNSTYGTLIDVYSKGGRREEAMKWLDLMNQRGMEPDEVTMGTVVQMYKKAGEFKKAEEFFKKWSLNMQQVEQPVNGKPRRNISSAVSSICLSSHTYNNLIDTYGKAGQVKEASETFERMVKEGIAPTTVTFNTMIHLYGNNGQLEEVGSLMQKMEELKCCPDTRTYNILIFLHAKHDNIEMAANYFKLMKSASLEPDTVSYRTLLYAFSIRQMVCEADMLILEMDERGLEIDEFTQSALTRMYLVAGLLERAWSWFWRFHLGGKMTSDCYSANIDAFGEHGHILEAEKVFNCCQEVKRLTVLEFNVMIKAYGISKKYDEASCLFDSMQKHDISPDRCSYSSLIQMLAGGDLPVKAKSYVSKMQEAGLVDDCVPYSVVISSFIKLGQLEMAVSLYKEMIRFGIQPDVVVYAVLINAFADIGSVKDVNCYFDDMIKAGLQMNSVICNSLIKIYSKVGYLKEAEEIYKTLLSFEDGPDIYSSNCMIDLYSLRSMVGQAEEVFEHLKRKGIANEFSYAMMLCMYKRNGRFNEAIRIANAMRDQGLLTDLLSYNNVLGLYAVVGRFKDAMATFKEMLTSSTQPDDFTFKSLGIILVKCGVPKDTVRRLKMMRKKDPQKGLLAWTSILSSVTGLYDTDHAACMDL; the protein is encoded by the coding sequence ATGTTTGCGAAATTTCAACATTTTGATACCAACTGTTTCTACATACGGAGTTCTACCAAAAGCACTCCAAGAATTGGAATTTCTGTAAAACCTCCAAGGAAGGACCACTACCAAAGGAAAATTGAACTCAATCCTGATGGAAGATCAGTAGAAAGCAAGAATGTTGGGGTTAAATTGGGGCCAAATGTTGGTCTTGGTGATGTTAAGAAAAATTTGCAAAACCAGAAGTCAACTTCCGGTGATGAGAGAAATGGTGTTTTGAAGTCCCAGACTGGCTTGTTTACAAAACGAGATGGTAGGGTAGAAAGTAGGAAGAAAAGTGGGGGTGAAACAAGGCGAGGAAATTTGCATGAAAAAGTGCAGACCAAGTGTTCGACGAAATGGGGGAGATACGGAGGGTGTATTCCGGCAATTTTAGAGGCTTTAGAAAGCTGTGGTGATTTGGATGAGGCTTTGAAGCCTTGGCAAATGACTTTGACCAATAAAGAGAGGAGTATAATATTAAAGGAACAGCTGGGTTGGGAAAGGGCCTATGAGATTTTCAATTGGTTCAAGAAGAAGGGATGCTATGAGGTGAATGTGATTCATTACAACATTATGCTGAAGACTCTTGGGAGAGCGCATAGGTGGAGTGAAGTGGAGAAGTTGTGTGATGAAATGAGGGAGAGGAGTATTAAACCCGTAAATTCAACGTATGGAACTTTGATTGATGTGTATAGCAAAGGTGGTCGCAGGGAGGAAGCAATGAAGTGGTTGGATTTGATGAACCAAAGAGGGATGGAACCTGATGAGGTCACCATGGGAACTGTAGTTCAAATGTATAAAAAGGCCGGGGAGTTTAAGAAAGCAGAAGAGTTTTTCAAGAAATGGTCCTTGAACATGCAACAGGTGGAACAGCCTGTAAATGGAAAACCTAGAAGAAATATTAGTTCAGCTGTTTCCAGTATTTGCTTAAGCTCTCATACGTATAATAACTTGATAGATACATATGGGAAGGCTGGACAAGTAAAAGAGGCTAGTGAGACTTTTGAAAGGATGGTTAAGGAAGGGATTGCACCAACAACAGTGACTTTCAATACAATGATTCACCTGTATGGTAATAATGGTCAACTGGAAGAAGTTGGGTCCCTGATGCAGAAAATGGAGGAGCTTAAATGCTGTCCTGATACACGGACGTAcaatattcttatttttctcCATGCTAAGCATGACAACATAGAAATGGCAGCCAACTACTTTAAACTGATGAAGAGTGCTTCTCTAGAACCAGACACTGTAAGCTATCGCACTCTCTTGTATGCCTTTTCAATAAGGCAAATGGTTTGTGAAGCAGACATGCTGATTCTAGAGATGGATGAGAGAGGATTAGAGATTGATGAATTTACTCAATCTGCTTTAACTAGGATGTATCTAGTAGCTGGTCTGTTGGAAAGGGCATGGTCGTGGTTCTGGAGGTTTCACCTTGGgggaaaaatgacttccgactGTTACTCTGCCAACATTGATGCTTTTGGTGAGCATGGCCATATTTTAGAGGCTGAGAAAGTTTTTAATTGCTGTCAGGAGGTAAAACGTCTTACTGTCCTCGAGTTCAATGTAATGATCAAGGCTTATGGGATCAGCAAGAAATATGATGAGGCTTCTtgtttatttgatagtatgcaGAAGCATGATATATCTCCAGACCGATGTAGCTACAGCTCTCTCATTCAGATGCTAGCTGGTGGTGATCTCCCAGTAAAAGCAAAATCTTATGTAAGCAAAATGCAGGAGGCGGGATTGGTGGATGATTGTGTCCCTTATTCTGTTGTCATATCCAGCTTCATAAAACTAGGTCAGTTGGAAATGGCAGTTAGCTTATATAAAGAGATGATTAGGTTTGGCATCCAACCTGATGTTGTTGTTTATGCTGTACTGATAAATGCCTTTGCTGACATTGGAAGTGTTAAAGATGTTAATTGCTACTTTGATGATATGATAAAGGCTGGCTTGCAGATGAATTCTGTTATATGCAATTCTTTGATAAAGATATATAGTAAAGTTGGATACTTGAAAGAAGCTGAAGAAATATACAAAACACTTCTGTCTTTTGAGGATGGTCCTGATATATACTCTTCGAACTGTATGATCGATTTGTATAGTTTGCGATCTATGGTTGGACAAGCGGAAGAGGTTTTTGAGCACTTGAAGAGAAAAGGAATTGCAAATGAGTTTTCTTATGCTATGATGTTGTGCATGTACAAAAGGAATGGAAGGTTTAATGAGGCCATTCGAATTGCAAATGCAATGAGGGACCAAGGACTCTTGACTGATTTGTTGAGTTACAACAATGTGCTTGGACTATATGCAGTTGTAGGAAGGTTCAAGGATGCAATGGCAACTTTTAAGGAAATGTTGACATCTTCCACCCAGCCTGATGATTTTACATTCAAATCGCTTGGAATTATTCTTGTTAAATGTGGGGTTCCAAAGGACACTGTTCGGAGATTAAAAATGATGAGGAAAAAAGATCCTCAGAAGGGTCTGCTTGCGTGGACTTCAATTCTTTCTTCTGTGACTGGCTTGTATGACACTGATCATGCTGCATGTATGGATTTATAA
- the LOC116002384 gene encoding CBL-interacting serine/threonine-protein kinase 4-like: MEVKRPQPPPAAVRIRRSTSGDGGGSGNIILNKYQLGRLLGRGSFAKVYHARCLEGGADVAVKVIDKNATVDASMEPRIIREIAAMRRLNNHPSVLKLHEVMATKSKIYLVMELAHGGELFSKLTQRGRFSLSTARYYFHQLVFALHFCHQNGVTHRDIKPQNLLLDKDGKLKISDFGLSALPEQIRNGLLHTACGTPAYTAPEVMIRKGYDGAKADAWSCGVILFAFLAGYLPFDDSNISNMYRAIRSRAFQFPDWITKPTRSIIFRLLDPNPVTRMSIEELMKLPWFKKSSSVVDLRDEHQFGSQELEKDCKHLTKMNAFDIISMSPGLDLSGLFQAGLNKKEMRFTTNAEVGEVEEKVKKIGNEAGYRVEERGKGGGIRLVKARVTLVVEILQVAPELWLVEMKVVNGEMEFQDTQWEELRVGLKEISCFMLV, translated from the coding sequence ATGGAAGTTAAACGCCCCCAGCCACCGCCTGCCGCCGTGAGAATACGGAGAAGCACCAGCGGCGACGGCGGTGGGAGCGGAAACATTATACTGAATAAGTATCAGCTAGGGCGGCTTTTGGGGCGTGGGAGCTTTGCGAAAGTGTACCACGCGCGGTGCTTGGAAGGTGGCGCCGACGTGGCGGTTAAGGTGATTGATAAGAACGCGACGGTGGACGCGTCGATGGAGCCGCGGATAATCCGGGAGATCGCGGCGATGCGGCGGTTGAATAATCACCCCAGCGTGCTTAAACTCCACGAAGTGATGGCGACGAAGAGTAAGATCTATCTGGTCATGGAGCTGGCTCACGGCGGGGAGCTTTTCTCGAAGCTCACACAGCGCGGCCGGTTTTCGCTCTCGACGGCGAGGTATTACTTCCACCAGCTCGTCTTCGCGCTCCATTTCTGTCACCAGAACGGCGTTACTCACCGTGACATCAAGCCGCAGAATCTCCTCCTTGATAAGGACGGCAAGCTGAAGATCTCCGATTTCGGCCTCTCCGCGCTGCCGGAGCAGATCCGCAACGGCCTCCTCCACACCGCGTGCGGAACTCCGGCCTACACCGCGCCGGAGGTGATGATCAGAAAAGGCTACGACGGCGCCAAGGCGGACGCGTGGTCTTGCGGCGTAATTCTCTTTGCGTTTCTGGCAGGTTACCTCCCATTCGACGACAGCAATATATCAAACATGTACCGTGCAATACGAAGCCGCGCGTTTCAGTTCCCGGATTGGATCACAAAGCCCACCCGGAGCATAATTTTCCGGCTGCTCGATCCCAATCCGGTAACGAGAATGAGCATCGAGGAACTGATGAAGCTCCCGTGGTTCAAAAAGTCATCATCGGTGGTAGATTTGAGAGACGAGCATCAATTCGGGAGCCAAGAGTTGGAGAAAGATTGCAAACACCTAACCAAAATGAACGCATTCGACATAATTTCAATGTCTCCCGGGTTAGATCTATCGGGGCTATTCCAGGCGGGATTGAACAAGAAAGAAATGAGATTCACCACGAACGCCGAGGTAGGAGAGGTTGAGGAGAAGGTGAAGAAAATCGGGAATGAAGCAGGGTATAGGGTGGAGGAGAGGGGAAAGGGAGGGGGGATTAGACTGGTAAAAGCAAGAGTAACGTTGGTGGTGGAAATTCTTCAAGTGGCGCCGGAGCTATGGCTGGTGGAGATGAAGGTCGTCAATGGAGAAATGGAATTCCAGGACACACAGTGGGAGGAGTTGAGAGTTGGGTTGAAAGAAATATCTTGTTTCATGCTAGTATAA